Within the Arthrobacter sp. V1I7 genome, the region GGAATAATTTAATGACTGATGCCGAGGGACTCCAGCATTGGCCGGAATTTCGCCCAGGTTTCCGCGAGCTCGGCTTCGGGTGCGGAGCCTTCCACCACGCCGCAGCCTGCGTACAGCCGGACACTGTCTGCCGACTCAATGACCGCACCGCGCAGGGCGATGCCCCATTCGCCGTTGCCGGCCGCGTCAAGCCAGCCGACCGGTCCGGCATACGGCCCGCGGTCCAGGTGTTCGAGCTTGCGGATCAGGGCGCCTGCCACCGTGGTGGGGGTGCCGCAGACCGCCGCGGTGGGATGCAGCGCGTTAATCAGGGCGAGGCACGTCGGAACGTGGCCCTCCACCTCGGCCAGCTCGGCCTTCACGTCGGAGGCGAGATGCCACACGTTGGGCAGCTCGAGGATAAACGGCTCGCTGTGGGCGTTCAGGGCCTCGGAAAACGGAGCCAGCTGGGTCGTCAGGGACTGGATTGCGATGTCGTGTTCGTGCCGCTGCTTCTCCGAGCCGGCCAGCACACGTTCGGCGAACTCCAGCGGCGGGCCGGCCATCCCCTCGGCATCACGGCGGTCCAGGGTGCCGGCCAGGACTCGGGCCTGCGCGGTGCGGCCTTCCACCTGGATCAGCATCTCGGGGGTCGCGCCGACCAGCCCGTCCACGCCGTAGGTCCAGCACTCGCGGTAGCGGACGGCCAGCTGCCGCAGGATCTCCGCGGCATTCACGCCGTCGGGCACAGTGGCCACGATGTCCCGGGCCAGCACGAGCTTTTCCAGTGCTCCGGTCCGGATCTCCGCGACGCCGGCGGCCACGGCTGCCATCCAGTCATCTTCGCTGAGCGATCCGGTCGCCAGCTTTGCCTCCCGGGCAGGAACCTGGGCGGCAACGTCCACCGGCAGTACGACGGCGGCAGTGTCCAGCCAGCGGTCCAGCGCGGCGCGGGCGCCCGCTTCGGTGAGTCCGCCGTCGTCGGCCGTCAGCTGGGTCAGCCAGGCCTTGCCGTCACGCAGGCCCACCACAATCTCGGGGACGATCAGCCGGGACTCATGGGCGGACGCCTTGGAGAAGGCAAAGGAACCGAAAGCCACCGGGCCGGTGCCGGGGCAGTCCACGGCGTCGGTGATCTCCGCCTCGAGGACCAGGTGGCGCCACCAGATATCCGCCTCGAGGAAACGCTCGGGCCCGGTGGCCGTGAACCGGGCGATTTCGCCGAAGCCCACCAGGCCGGCTTCGCGGCGGGTCCAGCAGAGGACATCGTCCCGGACCAGAAACGACGGCAGCCCCCCGGGGAATGATTCTGCATCGAGGGGAACTGTCAGTGATCTGATAATTCTGGTACGGAACGCGCTCGTCATGATGAGACAACATTACTCCCGCCCGCGGGCGGCCGGTTCGGGCCCCGGTTCAGGCCCGGTTCAGGCTCGGCGGCGGCCCGGTTCCGGCCCGGTTCCAGCCCTGTCGAGGGCGTGGTTCGTGGCGGGCCGAACATTTGAGACAATGACAGGGTGAACCGAGCATCACTGGATAAGCGTCCGGACGAAGTAGCCACGATGTTTGACGACGTCGCACCCAAATACGACGTCGTGAACGATGTCCTGTCCATGGGACAGACACGGCGCTGGCGCCGGGTTGTGGTCGAGGCCATGGATGTGAAGACAGGCCAGCGGGTGCTCGATCTCGCCGCCGGCACGGGGACCTCGAGCGAGCCGTTTGCCGACGCCGGCATCGACGTGATCGCCTGCGACTTCTCCCTCGGCATGCTCAAGGTCGGCAAGCGCCGCCGCCCGGACATCGATTTCATCGCCGGTGATGCCACCCGCCTGCCCTTCGCGGACAACACCTTCGACGCCAGCACCATCTCCTTCGGCCTGCGCAACGTCAACGAGCCGAAAAAGGCCCTGGCCGAGATGCTGCGAGTCACCAAGCCCGGCGGCAAGCTGGTCATCGCCGAGTTCTCCCAGCCCGTGGTGCCGCTGTGGCGCACGATGTACACCGAGTACCTCATGCGCGCACTGCCCGCCATCGCCGTCAAGGTCTCCTCCAACCCGGACGCCTACATCTACCTCGCCGAGTCGATCCGCGCCTGGCCGGACCAGGACCACCTGGCCGCCTGGCTGCAGGAAGCCGGCTGGGACAGCGTCACCTACCGGAACCTCAGCGGCGGGATCGTGGCTGTGCACCGCGCCCAAAAACCGGGCGGTCCCGCAACCGGCCCCGCCGCGGGCGCAACCGCACTGGCCGCACACACCGGACCCGTGGCCAAGCTGCGCCGCAACATCAAGCGGACCGCGCGTTAGCCTGCTGCCGCTGTGAAAGTACTGATCGTCGGAGCCGGACCGGCTGGATCCACCGCCGCCTACTACCTTGCGCAGGCCGGCGTGGAGGTCACGGTGCTGGAAAAGACCAGCTTTCCCCGTGAAAAGGTCTGCGGCGACGGGCTGACGCCCAGGGCCGTCCGCGAGATCCGGAAGCTTGGCCTGCCGCATCCCGAAGCCGAGGGCTGGCGCCGCAATAAGGGCCTGCGCCTGATCGCGGGCGGGCGCACCATCGAACTGCCCTGGCCCGAGGTCTCCGACTTTCCGCAGTATGGCCTGATCCGCACCCGGCTCGGCTTCGACGAGGAACTGGCCCGGCATGCACAGACCGTTGGCGCCGTCGTACGGGAACGCCACAGCGTCACCGAAGCCCTGCGCTCCGAGGACGGCCGTGTGACCGGCGTCCGTGCCGCGCTGCTGGATGACGCCGGCCGCAAGACCGGTGAAACCCGGGACTTCCACGCCGATGTCGTTCTGGCCGCGGACGGAAACTCCACCCGGACCGCCGTCTCGCTCGGCATCCCGAAGCGCGATGACCGGCCGCTCGGCGTCGCCGTCCGCACTTACTTCACCAGCCCGCGGCACGACGACGACTGGATGGAAGGCTGGCTGGAGCTTCGTTCGCCGGCTTCCCACGCCTCGTCAGCTCGGCGCGGGGCACGCGCCGGCTCTCTTGGCCGCGACGGCAAGCTGCTGCCCGGCTATGGCTGGGTGTTCGGCGTCGGCGACGGCACGTCCAACGTGGGCCTGGGCATCCTGAACTCCTCGAAGGAATTCGGCAAGCTCGACTATAAACAGGTGCTCCGCGAATGGACCGCCGGCATGCCCGCCGAGTGGGGCTTCACGCCGGAGAACCAGGTGGGTGATATCCGCGGCGCCGCACTGCCGATGGGCTTCAACCGCACGCCGCACTACTCACCCGGGCTGCTGCTGCTCGGCGATGCCGGCGGCATGGTCTCCCCGTTCAACGGTGAGGGCATCTCCTACGCGATGGAATCCGCCCGCTTTGCGGCCGAGTTCATCATCGACGCCGCCGCCCGGCAGCGCGCCGGAGCATGGGACTCCGGCTCAACGTCCGACGCCGACGCGCACCTCGCGCGCTACGCGGACTACGTCCGGGACCAGTGGGGCTCGCACTTCACGCTGGGCCGCGCCTTTGCAGTCCTGATCGGCAAGCCGGCCGTGATGAAACTCGCGCTCCGGACGGGCATGCCCATCCCTGTACTCATGCGGTTCGTGGTGCGGTTGCTGGCCAACCTGACCGATCCGGCGGCCAAGGGCTTCGAGGACCGGGTCATCCGGGTCCTGGAACGGCTGGTTCCGGCCACCTCCAATGCCGGCGGCCCTCCGCCCTCCAGCGCCAACTCCGCGGTTTCCGCGACAAAAGTTAGGGTTAACCCGTGACCAACTCTGCAGACCAAAGCTGGACGCACGCCGGACACGGCCTGCCGAGCGCTGAGCCCGACCTGAATACCACCGCCATCGCCACCGGCCTCCAGCTGCCGGCGGGTTTCGCGGCGATCGCGGAGGACCCGGAACTGGGGCCCGCCATCACCACGAATCTGGCGCGCGTCGAGAAGAAGCTGCGCGAGGCCATCGCCAACTCCGATCCGCTGGCGGACGCGACGTCGCGTCACCTCGTGGAGGCCGGTGGCAAGCGCATCCGGCCGCTGCTGACGCTGCTGTGCGCCCACCTGGGCGACGCCTCGCTGCCCGCCGTGGTGCAGGCCGCCGTGGTCGTGGAGCTCACGCACCTGGCAACGCTTTACCACGACGACGTGATGGACTCCGCGCCGTTCCGCCGCGGCGCGCCAACGGCCCACGAGGTCTGGGGCAACTCGGTCGCCGTGCTGACCGGCGACCTGATCTTCGCCCGCGCATCCATTCTGGTTTCCGAACTCGGATCCCGCGCGCTGGGGATCCAGGCCCGCACCTTCGAGCGGCTCTGCCTGGGCCAGTTGCACGAGACCGTGGGCCCGCGCCCCGATGAGGATCCGGTGGAGCACTACCTGTCCGTGATCGCCGACAAGACGGGCTCGCTCGTGGCCGCCTCCGGGCAGCTTGGCGCGATCTTTGCCGGCGCCGACGAGGCCTACGAGCCCTTGCTCGTGGAATATGGCGAAAAAGTCGGTGTGGCGTTCCAGCTCGCCGACGACGTCATCGACGTCACCGGCATCAAGGTCAAGTCCGGAAAGTCGCCCGGCACGGACCTCCGCGAAGGCGTTCCGACCCTGCCCGTGTTGCTGCTGCGCAAGGCCGCCCAGGACGGCGACGGGTCCGCCGTCGAACTCCTGAAGCTGATCGACGGCGACCTCAGCTCCGACGACGCGCTGGCCGCCGCCGTCGCCCGCCTCCGGGAGCACCCCGTCACCGCGGAATCCTGGGTGGTGGCCCGCGCCTGGTCCGAGGAAGCCATCAACGCCCTCGCCCCGTTGCCCGAGGGCGTGGTCAAGGCCTCGCTGACGAGCTTTGCGCGGGCAGTGGTGGACCGCAGCAGCTAACCTGCCGGCCCGGCAGCGAAGCGCAGCCAATCAAACCGGCGCCTGAAGCCCCGGCCCGCCGGCGCCGCTTAAACGGAACGGCCCCGGTTCCTCACAACGTTCGAGTCATCCGTTGTGCCGAACCGGGGCCGTTTCTCCGTTCGCATCAGATCCACCGGAGGCATTTGGTGAACCCATGAACGAGCCTATGACAAAACTGTCACAGTGTCTAGGCTTGCCGTAATCTTTTGTGACAGATGTGTTCCGGTTCCGGCCGCCGCGGTCCGGGGGCACATTGAGCCCGCTTCTCCGCGCCTCAGGGTCGGGGGGGCGGCGTGTCCGTGTCAAAGAGCCCCCCGACCGCTTCAACCTTGTCCACATGGCAGAACTGGTCGCGCCCGCGGCCGCCGCGAACAGGGCAGATTGGGAGAATGCAGCCTTCCACATTCCTGGCCTCGCGCGGCGGGACAGCCTCTGCGGCCGAGCTAATCCGGGCCGGCATCAACCGCAGCGGGATCACCAAGGCCCTGGCCTCCGGAACGGTAGTGAGGATCCGCAGGGGCCACTACGGCCTGCCGCATGATGTCGGCGCCTACCGGGCCGCCCGCGAACTGAAGGGCCTGCTGACCTGTGTGTCGGCTGCACCCAGCTACGGCCTCTGGACTTTGGCGCCGAGTCCGGTCCTCCATCTGACCTTGGGGCATCGAACCGGACCGCCCGGCGTCGTGGCCCATGGCCGGTGCCGGCACCCCCGTCATCCCTGGCTCCCCGTGGCCGGGTTAGCCGACGTGCTCGTCCATGCCCTGCATTGCCTGCCCGAACGGGAGGGCCTCGTTCTGGTCCAGTCCGCTGTCGGCACCGGGGACATCAGTCTCGACTTCCTGCGCGGAAAGCTCAGCGGCAACCGCAACGCCCGGGCAAGGTCGGTGCTGGACTTGGTGATACCGCGGGCTGATTCCCTGCTGGAAGTCCTGGCCAATGCTGCCTTCATCCGGGCAGGCCTGCAGCTTCGGCGGCATGTGCAAATCCCGGGCGTGGGGGAGGTGGACTTCCTGATTGAGGACTGCCTGGTAGTGGAGACCGACGGCGGCACACAATTGGAGCCGCTGCAGGTCAAGAAAGACCGGAGGCGGAACAACGCGACCGTCGTCGGGGGCTATCTGGTGCTCAGATATGGCTACGACGATGTCGTTCACCATCCGGAGCGGATGGTCGCAGACGTCATCGACGTGCTGCGGCAGTATCGCCGAGGAGCATTCCATGCCTGGGGGCCGGATCCGAAGAGTCGACCGGGGGCACTTTGAGGCCTGCACCAGGGAGTACCCGTTCGGGGGACGGCGTGTCCGTGTCAATGTGCCCCCGGAGAGGCACCTGCAGCGGGAAACGGCCGGGGCGAGCGGCCGGCTTCAGTCCTCGTCTTCGTCGTTGAAGGCCCACTCGAACATATCGAAGACAAACTCGGAGAAGGTTCCCTCTTCGCTCTTCCACTGCCCGCGGGCGTTGTTGCGGCGGTACACGATCGGGTCCGGGATGCTGAGGTCTCCGGTGCGGAAGCCCCAGGTGAACTGCTCCTCCTCGTCCTCCAGGAACATCAGGAAGCCTTCGTCATCGACTTCGAGCTCTTCGGGGTCCCAGAAGTAGTGGTACGCCTCCATGATGTCCTCGCAGCCGCCCACGGCCAGATAGAACTCCCGCAATGCCAGCGGCACCTGGAACTGGTGCTCGGCGAGGGCCGCATCCACCTCATCCGCCGGGAGCCCATCCTCTTCCTGCCATTCGTCTTCGAGATACTTCGGGACTAGCGCGCGGAACTTCTCGAGGAACATGTCAGTCATGGTCTTATCCTAGCTAATCCTCAGTGCCGCTTTTCGCCGCGTCCAGGCCCAGGCGGTGCCAGCCGCGGACAGCCAATGGAACGTGCCAGCGGCGCCGCCAGGCCGTGACCCTGAAGGCGAAAACGACGGCGGCCACCGCACCCGCGGTGAGCGCGTTGAAGGCGCCGGTGACGGTGAGGATCACGGTCAGGGCCGCCCCCGCGAACGCCGGCAGCGCGTACAGGTCCCTCGGGTCGAAGAGCTGCGGGACCTCGTTGGCGGTGATGTCCCGCAGGAGGCCGCCGCCCACCGCCGTCGTGACCCCGAGGAGGACGGCTGAGATCGGGTTCATCCCGGCGGAAAGGGCCAGGAGCGTGCCGCTGATGCAGAAGAGGGCCAGGCCTCCGGCGTCGAACAGGATCAGCAGCGAGGTGAAGCGCTGGACGCTGGAGAACAGGAAGTACACCAGCACCGTGGCCAGGAGCGGCGGGGCCAGGTAGGCGGGGTTCGAGAAGGCCGCAGGCGGACCCGCGTTGATGATGATGTCGCGGATGACACCGCCGCCCAGGCTGACCACCGAGGCGAGCAGCAGCGAGCCGATGATGTCGAACTGTTTCCGCGCCGCGAGCAGGGACCCGGAAACCGCGAAGAAGAAGACACCAGCGAGGTCCAGCCAGACCAGGACGAGGCTAAGGGAAAAAGTCATGGAGCGTCCGGTCGGTTATCAGGGGGCGGAGGGGGCGGCTCCAAGGTTACGCTAGCGGCTATGAATAGCCCCATCCTGATCGCCTGCGCCCACGGCACCTCCAGCGCCCTCGGTGCTGCCGAAGTCAACGCCCTCCGCGACGGGATAGCCGCCCTGCGGCCGGGACTCGACGTCCGCGAAGCCTACGTCGACGTGCAGGACCCCGAACTGCCGGCCGTCGTCGCCGGGCTCCCGGCGGGGGAGTCCGCCGTCGTCGTTCCCCTGCTGCTCAGCGTGGGCTACCACGTCAAGGTGGACATCGCCCGGGCGGTCAAGGGCCGGCCGGACACGTTCGCGGCAGCCCCGCTGGGGCCCGATCCGCGGCTGGCGGCCGTGCTGGACCTGCGGCTCCGGGAAGCCGGTGTCATCGACAGCGACAACGTGATCCTCGCCGCAGCCGGTTCCTCCGACCCCACCGCCTCGCAGAACGTGGAGGAGCTTGCCGGGCAGCTGCGGGCGCTGCGGCCCAACCGGATCATTGCAGCGTACGGCGCTTCCGCCACTCCTTCGGTGCAGGACGCCGTGCACGCAGTCCGCGAGGAGGGCGCTCTGGTCGCCGCAGGGCCGCAAGGCAGGGTGGTCATCGCTTCCTACCTCCTCGCTCCGGGCTTCTTCCACGACCAGCTTGCGAAGGCCGGCGCGGACCTCGTCACCGCCCCGCTGCTGCCGTCCCCGGTGCTCGCGGAAATCGCCCTGGAACGCTACGACGCGGTACTCGCGGCACGGGCCTGAACAGGTCCTGGATGCGGGGAATCATGCACACGGACCGAGCCACTTCAAGGCTCCCCGGCGGTTCGTGACGAATTGTTTCCCTAGGTGACCTCCCGTTTCCGGCCCTTTGGAACGGGATTACGGCCGGACCTAAAGTCGATCCATGACTGATACAGCTCTAGCCGGAGCGTCCGTGGACCAGGCCGCCGCAGGCCGCGCCAAGCGCCCCTCCCGCCCTGCCGCGAAGCCGCACGGCCAGTGGAAGGTGGACGGGACTGCCCCGCTGAATGCCAACGAAACCTGGAAGCAGGAAGACAACGGCCTGAACGTCCGCGAGCGTATCGAGTCGGTTTACTCCAAGCACGGCTTCGACTCGATCGACGGCACGGACCTGCACGGCCGCTTCCGCTGGTGGGGTCTCTACACCCAGCGCAAGCCCGGGATCGACGGGGGCAAGACCGCCACGCTCGAACCGCACGAGCTGGAAGACAAGTACTTCATGCTGCGCGTCCGGATCGACGGCGGCGCCCTCAGCACCGAGCAGCTCCGCGTCATCGGCCAGATCTCCGTTGACTTTGCCCGCGACTCGGCCGACCTCACCGACCGCCAGAACATCCAGCTGCACTGGATCCGGGTGGAGGACGTCCCCGAGATCTGGCGCCGCCTCGAGTCCGTGGACCTGTCCACGACGGAAGCCTGCGGGGACGTTCCCCGCGTCATCCTGGGCTCCCCGGTCGCCGGCATTGCCAAGGACGAGATCATCGACCCCACGCCGCTGATCCACGAGCTCGCCGAACGCTTCATCGGCGACCCGGAACTGGCCAACCTGCCGCGCAAATTCAAGACCGCGATCACCGGCCACCCCAGCCAGGACGTGGTCCACGAGATCAACGACGTCGCCCTCGTCGGCCTGGAGCACCCCCAGCTCGGCATCGGCTACGACCTCTGGGTGGGCGGCGCGCTCTCCACCAACCCGATGCTGGGCAAGCGCCTTGGCGCGTTCGTCCGGCCGGACCAGGCCGCCGACGTCTGGCTCGGCGTGACGAGCATCTTCCGCGACTACGGCTACCGCAGGATGCGCACCAAGGCCAGGCTCAAATTCCTGCTGGCCGACTGGGGACCGGTGAAATTCCGCCAGGTCCTCGAGGACGAATACCTCGGATACAAGCTCGCCGACGGCCCCGCCGCCCCCAAGCCCTCCTCCCCGGGCGACCACATCGGCGTCCACGAACAGAAGGACGGCAAGTTCTTCATCGGCGCCACCCCGCTGGCCGGCCGCCTCTCCGGCAGCCAGCTGGTGAAGCTTGCAGCCACGCTCGAAGCCCGCGGCTCGCAGCGCCTGCGCACCACACCGCACCAGAAAATCGTCGTCCTCGACGTGCCCCAGGAACAGGTGGAACCGCTCGTGGCCGAACTCGACGCGCTGGGTCTCTCCGCCCGGCCGTCCGTGTTCCGCCGCGGTACCATCGCCTGCACCGGCATCGAGTTCTGCAAGCTCGCCATCGTGGAAACCAAGCTCACGGCAGCCACGGCCGTCGCCGAGCTGGAACGCCGCCTGGCCGACCTTGCCGAGAGCAAGCAGCTGCCGGAGGCACTGTCCCTGCACATCAACGGCTGCCCCAACTCCTGCGCCCGGATCCAGACGGCGGATATCGGCCTCAAGGGCATGATGCTGCCGACGCCCGACGGCGACCCCACCCCGGGTTTCCAGGTCCACCTCGGCGGCGGGCTGGCGTCCACCAGCCGTGAAGAAGCGGGTCTGGGACGCACCGTCCGCGGCCTCAAGGTCACAGCGGACGAGCTTCCCGACTACGTCGAACGCGTCGTCCGGAAGTTCGCGGCGGAGCGGTCCGCGGACCAGACCTTCGCCGAATGGGCTTTCGCGGCCGACGAGGGAGACCTTCAATGAATCCCCAACCGCTCCCCAACCTCGCAAGTCCCCAGCCGCTCCCTAGCCTCGCAAGCTCGGCCAGGGAACCCGGCGGCCGTGGGCCCTCGGCCGGGGACCCCGGCGGTCGTGGCCCCTCCTCCACAGGAGCTGGCCCAGCAATCCGCTCCCAAGAGGAACTCAAAGCCGTGGCCGAGGCCGGCGCCGCCGAACTCGGCTGGGATGCCCCGGCCCGCGAAGTCATCGCCTGGGTGGCGCGCAACTTCGACCTGCCCGCCGTCACGGTCGCCTGCTCCATGGCCGACGCCGTGCTGCCGGCGCTCGTCGCGGACCAGCTCCCCGGTGTCGACGTCCTGTTCCTGGAGACCGGCTACCACTTCCCGGAAACCTACGCCACGCGGGACGAGGTGGCCGCCAACCTCCGCGTCAACGTCGTTGACGTGCTGCCGGAGAACACGGTCGAGCAGCAGGACCGGCTCCTGGGCAAGGACCTCTTCGCCCGCGACGCCGCCCGGTGCTGCGCGCTGCGCAAGGTTGCCCCGCTGCGCCGCACCCTTGCCGGCTACGAGCTGTGGTTCACCGGCGTCCGCCGCGACGAGGCCCCCACCCGGACGAACACCCCGCTGGTCAGCTGGGACGAAGCCAACGGCCTGGTCAAAGTCAACCCGCTCGCAGCCTGGAGCTTCGACCAGCTCGTCCAGTACTCCGACGACAATCTCCTCCCCGTCAACCCGCTGCTTTCACAGGGCTACCCGTCCATTGGCTGCCAGCCCTGCACCCGCAAGGTGGCGCCCGGCGACGACCCCCGTGCCGGACGCTGGGCAGGAACCGACAAGACAGAATGCGGACTACACGTATGAGCACCCAAACCACCAACGAGGACCTGGAGCTGTCTGTGCTGGATCTTGACGCTACGCCGCGTGGAGAATCAGCGGCAAGACTCTCGAGCCTGGACACCCTCGAGTCCGAAGCCATTCATATCATCCGCGAGGTGGTTGCCGAGTTCGAGAAGCCTGCGCTGCTGTTCTCCGGCGGCAAGGATTCCGTGGTGATGCTGCACCTGGCCACCAAGGCGTTCTGGCCCGGCAAGGTGCCCTTCCCGGTCCTGCATGTGGACACCGGACACAACTTCCCGGAGGTCATCGAGTTCCGCGACCGGACCGTCGAGCGGCTGGGGCTGAAGCTCGTCGTCGGCAGCGTGCAGGAGTTCATCGACAGCGGCGAGCTGGCCGAGCGCGCCGACGGCACCCGCAACCCGCTGCAGACGGTGCCGCTGCTGGATGCGATCCAGCGCAACAAGTTCGACGCCGTCTTCGGCGGCGGACGCCGGGACGAGGACAAGGCCCGCGCCAAGGAGCGGATCCTGAGCCTGCGTGACGAATTCGGCCAGTGGGACCC harbors:
- a CDS encoding type IV toxin-antitoxin system AbiEi family antitoxin domain-containing protein, which gives rise to MQPSTFLASRGGTASAAELIRAGINRSGITKALASGTVVRIRRGHYGLPHDVGAYRAARELKGLLTCVSAAPSYGLWTLAPSPVLHLTLGHRTGPPGVVAHGRCRHPRHPWLPVAGLADVLVHALHCLPEREGLVLVQSAVGTGDISLDFLRGKLSGNRNARARSVLDLVIPRADSLLEVLANAAFIRAGLQLRRHVQIPGVGEVDFLIEDCLVVETDGGTQLEPLQVKKDRRRNNATVVGGYLVLRYGYDDVVHHPERMVADVIDVLRQYRRGAFHAWGPDPKSRPGAL
- a CDS encoding isochorismate synthase MenF — protein: MTSAFRTRIIRSLTVPLDAESFPGGLPSFLVRDDVLCWTRREAGLVGFGEIARFTATGPERFLEADIWWRHLVLEAEITDAVDCPGTGPVAFGSFAFSKASAHESRLIVPEIVVGLRDGKAWLTQLTADDGGLTEAGARAALDRWLDTAAVVLPVDVAAQVPAREAKLATGSLSEDDWMAAVAAGVAEIRTGALEKLVLARDIVATVPDGVNAAEILRQLAVRYRECWTYGVDGLVGATPEMLIQVEGRTAQARVLAGTLDRRDAEGMAGPPLEFAERVLAGSEKQRHEHDIAIQSLTTQLAPFSEALNAHSEPFILELPNVWHLASDVKAELAEVEGHVPTCLALINALHPTAAVCGTPTTVAGALIRKLEHLDRGPYAGPVGWLDAAGNGEWGIALRGAVIESADSVRLYAGCGVVEGSAPEAELAETWAKFRPMLESLGISH
- a CDS encoding phosphoadenylyl-sulfate reductase, which gives rise to MNPQPLPNLASPQPLPSLASSAREPGGRGPSAGDPGGRGPSSTGAGPAIRSQEELKAVAEAGAAELGWDAPAREVIAWVARNFDLPAVTVACSMADAVLPALVADQLPGVDVLFLETGYHFPETYATRDEVAANLRVNVVDVLPENTVEQQDRLLGKDLFARDAARCCALRKVAPLRRTLAGYELWFTGVRRDEAPTRTNTPLVSWDEANGLVKVNPLAAWSFDQLVQYSDDNLLPVNPLLSQGYPSIGCQPCTRKVAPGDDPRAGRWAGTDKTECGLHV
- the cysD gene encoding sulfate adenylyltransferase subunit CysD, yielding MSTQTTNEDLELSVLDLDATPRGESAARLSSLDTLESEAIHIIREVVAEFEKPALLFSGGKDSVVMLHLATKAFWPGKVPFPVLHVDTGHNFPEVIEFRDRTVERLGLKLVVGSVQEFIDSGELAERADGTRNPLQTVPLLDAIQRNKFDAVFGGGRRDEDKARAKERILSLRDEFGQWDPRNQRPELWNLYNGRHTVGQHVRAFPISNWTELDVWRYIEREGIDLPGLYYAHDREVFSRDGMWRAVGDVSQPLDHEVVLTKTVRYRTVGDMSCTGAVESAAATVRDVVIEVAASTITERGATRADDRISEAAMEDRKKDGYF
- a CDS encoding demethylmenaquinone methyltransferase — its product is MNRASLDKRPDEVATMFDDVAPKYDVVNDVLSMGQTRRWRRVVVEAMDVKTGQRVLDLAAGTGTSSEPFADAGIDVIACDFSLGMLKVGKRRRPDIDFIAGDATRLPFADNTFDASTISFGLRNVNEPKKALAEMLRVTKPGGKLVIAEFSQPVVPLWRTMYTEYLMRALPAIAVKVSSNPDAYIYLAESIRAWPDQDHLAAWLQEAGWDSVTYRNLSGGIVAVHRAQKPGGPATGPAAGATALAAHTGPVAKLRRNIKRTAR
- a CDS encoding sirohydrochlorin chelatase → MNSPILIACAHGTSSALGAAEVNALRDGIAALRPGLDVREAYVDVQDPELPAVVAGLPAGESAVVVPLLLSVGYHVKVDIARAVKGRPDTFAAAPLGPDPRLAAVLDLRLREAGVIDSDNVILAAAGSSDPTASQNVEELAGQLRALRPNRIIAAYGASATPSVQDAVHAVREEGALVAAGPQGRVVIASYLLAPGFFHDQLAKAGADLVTAPLLPSPVLAEIALERYDAVLAARA
- a CDS encoding trimeric intracellular cation channel family protein, translated to MTFSLSLVLVWLDLAGVFFFAVSGSLLAARKQFDIIGSLLLASVVSLGGGVIRDIIINAGPPAAFSNPAYLAPPLLATVLVYFLFSSVQRFTSLLILFDAGGLALFCISGTLLALSAGMNPISAVLLGVTTAVGGGLLRDITANEVPQLFDPRDLYALPAFAGAALTVILTVTGAFNALTAGAVAAVVFAFRVTAWRRRWHVPLAVRGWHRLGLDAAKSGTED
- a CDS encoding polyprenyl synthetase family protein, translated to MTNSADQSWTHAGHGLPSAEPDLNTTAIATGLQLPAGFAAIAEDPELGPAITTNLARVEKKLREAIANSDPLADATSRHLVEAGGKRIRPLLTLLCAHLGDASLPAVVQAAVVVELTHLATLYHDDVMDSAPFRRGAPTAHEVWGNSVAVLTGDLIFARASILVSELGSRALGIQARTFERLCLGQLHETVGPRPDEDPVEHYLSVIADKTGSLVAASGQLGAIFAGADEAYEPLLVEYGEKVGVAFQLADDVIDVTGIKVKSGKSPGTDLREGVPTLPVLLLRKAAQDGDGSAVELLKLIDGDLSSDDALAAAVARLREHPVTAESWVVARAWSEEAINALAPLPEGVVKASLTSFARAVVDRSS
- a CDS encoding nitrite/sulfite reductase gives rise to the protein MTDTALAGASVDQAAAGRAKRPSRPAAKPHGQWKVDGTAPLNANETWKQEDNGLNVRERIESVYSKHGFDSIDGTDLHGRFRWWGLYTQRKPGIDGGKTATLEPHELEDKYFMLRVRIDGGALSTEQLRVIGQISVDFARDSADLTDRQNIQLHWIRVEDVPEIWRRLESVDLSTTEACGDVPRVILGSPVAGIAKDEIIDPTPLIHELAERFIGDPELANLPRKFKTAITGHPSQDVVHEINDVALVGLEHPQLGIGYDLWVGGALSTNPMLGKRLGAFVRPDQAADVWLGVTSIFRDYGYRRMRTKARLKFLLADWGPVKFRQVLEDEYLGYKLADGPAAPKPSSPGDHIGVHEQKDGKFFIGATPLAGRLSGSQLVKLAATLEARGSQRLRTTPHQKIVVLDVPQEQVEPLVAELDALGLSARPSVFRRGTIACTGIEFCKLAIVETKLTAATAVAELERRLADLAESKQLPEALSLHINGCPNSCARIQTADIGLKGMMLPTPDGDPTPGFQVHLGGGLASTSREEAGLGRTVRGLKVTADELPDYVERVVRKFAAERSADQTFAEWAFAADEGDLQ
- a CDS encoding geranylgeranyl reductase family protein, which gives rise to MKVLIVGAGPAGSTAAYYLAQAGVEVTVLEKTSFPREKVCGDGLTPRAVREIRKLGLPHPEAEGWRRNKGLRLIAGGRTIELPWPEVSDFPQYGLIRTRLGFDEELARHAQTVGAVVRERHSVTEALRSEDGRVTGVRAALLDDAGRKTGETRDFHADVVLAADGNSTRTAVSLGIPKRDDRPLGVAVRTYFTSPRHDDDWMEGWLELRSPASHASSARRGARAGSLGRDGKLLPGYGWVFGVGDGTSNVGLGILNSSKEFGKLDYKQVLREWTAGMPAEWGFTPENQVGDIRGAALPMGFNRTPHYSPGLLLLGDAGGMVSPFNGEGISYAMESARFAAEFIIDAAARQRAGAWDSGSTSDADAHLARYADYVRDQWGSHFTLGRAFAVLIGKPAVMKLALRTGMPIPVLMRFVVRLLANLTDPAAKGFEDRVIRVLERLVPATSNAGGPPPSSANSAVSATKVRVNP